One Nostoc sp. UHCC 0302 DNA window includes the following coding sequences:
- a CDS encoding type IV pilin-like G/H family protein, with protein MPKIFPYFDQLAIAQGAQAKVIASKFITSSVFIALLVTLDTTVLAQPTTAPTPNPVPTPNLSPTPNPLRTPIQSQPPQATNPIAKKLLGQWLAKDPSSPQTLTFIFTPEGKLFFLFPVPDKLVAVEFQYQIDPTPKPTHLNVTIPGSKEPVQTILEFTPDGQLRLQLDGTNPGQPRPRNFSRTATLFKKVSDATTLPANVQLIDPNKEAQPTNQPEVEGKQVIGTINRVQQAYYLENKKFGTTLEQLQLGIKPETENYTYRIIPQGRQTQSVISTAAAKKPELKSYTGIVFITKVKGETVTNTAICETDKPSTTPPAQPKLPTRESQQVQCPTGSHLL; from the coding sequence ATGCCTAAAATATTCCCTTATTTTGATCAACTTGCGATCGCCCAAGGAGCGCAAGCAAAGGTAATCGCTAGCAAATTCATTACCTCAAGCGTATTTATAGCATTGTTGGTCACACTCGACACAACTGTGCTAGCTCAACCTACAACAGCACCAACTCCCAATCCAGTACCAACACCGAATCTATCACCAACTCCAAATCCATTACGAACACCAATTCAGTCTCAACCACCACAAGCAACAAATCCTATTGCCAAGAAATTATTAGGGCAATGGCTAGCTAAAGACCCTTCATCTCCTCAAACATTAACTTTTATCTTTACACCAGAAGGCAAACTATTTTTTCTTTTTCCCGTTCCTGATAAGCTTGTCGCTGTTGAATTTCAATATCAGATTGATCCAACGCCAAAACCAACGCATCTAAATGTCACAATTCCAGGTAGCAAGGAACCGGTGCAAACAATTTTGGAATTTACTCCTGATGGTCAACTGCGACTACAGTTAGATGGCACTAATCCTGGACAACCCAGACCTAGAAATTTTTCTCGAACAGCGACGCTATTCAAAAAAGTTTCTGATGCCACAACATTACCTGCTAATGTTCAACTCATCGACCCAAATAAAGAAGCTCAACCAACTAATCAGCCCGAAGTTGAAGGTAAACAAGTTATTGGCACTATAAACCGCGTACAACAAGCTTATTACCTGGAAAACAAAAAGTTTGGTACAACTCTTGAGCAACTACAACTTGGTATTAAACCAGAAACTGAGAATTACACTTATCGAATAATACCCCAAGGCAGACAAACCCAAAGTGTAATTAGTACAGCCGCTGCTAAAAAACCTGAACTCAAAAGCTATACAGGCATTGTATTTATCACAAAAGTTAAAGGCGAGACTGTTACAAATACAGCTATTTGCGAAACTGATAAACCATCTACCACACCGCCAGCTCAGCCGAAACTTCCCACCAGAGAATCACAGCAAGTTCAATGCCCAACAGGCTCACATTTATTGTAA
- a CDS encoding sugar ABC transporter permease, protein MKTPPSSRMELLDNDTVAAWVFLTPALILLTLFIIWPIAYLFYLSFTAGSFTSKGTYWVGLKNYWRLLLNPDFWQVIGNTLYFTLATLIPSLVIPLGLAVLLNRSIALRGILRSAYFLPSIISLVAAGLGFRWLFQNTGPVNAFLDFLGIPVIPWLGDAFWAMPVLIVMSIWKQLGFNMVVFLAGLQAIPPSRYEAADLDGANAWQQFWYITLPGLRPTVIFATITTAIFTLRSFEQVYVMTGGGPLNSTNLLVYYIYQEAFAQFDFGYAAAGATVLLAMTLVLVYLQLRTWGEE, encoded by the coding sequence ATGAAAACACCGCCTTCCTCTCGTATGGAACTGCTTGATAATGATACAGTTGCCGCTTGGGTTTTTCTCACACCAGCACTGATTTTACTCACCTTATTCATTATTTGGCCGATCGCCTATTTGTTTTATCTTAGTTTCACCGCAGGCAGTTTTACCTCAAAAGGTACTTATTGGGTAGGCTTAAAAAACTACTGGCGCTTGCTACTGAACCCAGATTTCTGGCAAGTTATTGGTAACACCTTATATTTTACCCTTGCCACTCTTATTCCCAGTTTAGTTATTCCTTTAGGGCTGGCAGTTTTATTAAACCGCTCTATAGCATTGCGGGGAATATTGCGAAGTGCTTATTTTCTGCCTTCAATTATCTCCCTTGTGGCAGCTGGTTTGGGGTTTCGCTGGCTGTTTCAAAACACTGGGCCTGTAAACGCATTTTTAGATTTTTTAGGAATTCCAGTAATACCCTGGCTGGGAGATGCATTTTGGGCAATGCCAGTACTGATTGTAATGAGTATTTGGAAACAACTGGGTTTCAATATGGTGGTCTTTCTAGCTGGATTGCAAGCAATTCCTCCCAGTCGTTATGAAGCAGCAGATTTAGATGGAGCGAATGCTTGGCAACAATTTTGGTATATAACCTTACCTGGATTACGTCCCACCGTCATATTTGCAACAATTACCACTGCGATTTTTACATTACGGAGTTTTGAGCAAGTTTATGTAATGACCGGTGGTGGCCCTTTGAATTCAACTAATTTGCTGGTTTACTACATTTACCAAGAGGCTTTTGCTCAATTTGATTTTGGTTATGCAGCAGCAGGGGCAACGGTGCTGTTAGCAATGACGTTGGTACTAGTGTATTTGCAGCTGCGAACTTGGGGGGAGGAGTAG
- a CDS encoding aromatic ring-hydroxylating dioxygenase subunit alpha, with translation MEGYDWDYLVQPERVHRSVYTDARIFQEEMIRIFGGTWVYLAHESEIPNLNDFKISQLGHRPIIILRDHQGKIRALFNRCSHRGATVCRSTRGGAKTFTCPYHGWTYSNTGKLTGVPWAKGYADDFNRSEFNLGQIPLVESYRGFIFGTLNPEAADLKTYLGRAKDLLDQWIDRFPNAEITVKSSAHKMIYQGNWKFTYDNAADGYHVAFSHRSLLAVANRLDEEKDMQYFAQSPDESPMYVQYLGNGHMFIDQRPSYENRDGAFWEQQRPQPGREVYEAKLKEKWGNKANYWLDLSVGSQMNLTIFPNLIIFGNQIEVIEPLAVDRTQLTIYATTITGVPDEVNVLRMRTQEDFPSFGSPDDLMNFAECHRGLSIPEIEWVAMNRGFGMSDRHHVDDNGVVTGPVTDELAIRGYHQEWKRLMSADLKLTVRPQKKGVEE, from the coding sequence ATGGAAGGATATGACTGGGATTATTTAGTTCAACCAGAGCGAGTGCATCGGTCAGTTTATACCGATGCTAGAATTTTCCAAGAAGAAATGATACGGATTTTTGGGGGAACTTGGGTTTATCTTGCCCATGAAAGTGAAATTCCCAACCTTAACGATTTTAAGATATCTCAACTTGGGCATCGTCCAATTATTATCCTCCGCGATCATCAAGGAAAAATTCGCGCCTTGTTCAATCGTTGTAGTCATAGAGGCGCGACAGTCTGTCGTTCAACTCGTGGTGGTGCAAAAACTTTCACTTGCCCATATCATGGCTGGACTTATAGCAACACAGGTAAATTAACAGGCGTTCCTTGGGCAAAGGGGTATGCTGATGACTTTAATCGCTCTGAATTTAACCTTGGGCAAATTCCTTTGGTAGAAAGCTATCGGGGTTTTATCTTTGGTACTTTGAACCCGGAAGCAGCAGACTTAAAGACATATTTGGGAAGAGCGAAAGATTTGTTAGATCAGTGGATTGATCGGTTTCCCAACGCCGAAATCACTGTGAAAAGCAGCGCTCATAAAATGATTTATCAAGGTAACTGGAAGTTTACCTACGACAATGCTGCTGACGGTTATCATGTTGCCTTCTCACACCGTTCTTTACTGGCTGTAGCAAATCGGTTAGATGAAGAAAAAGATATGCAATATTTTGCTCAAAGTCCCGATGAAAGCCCGATGTACGTACAATATCTTGGCAATGGACATATGTTCATCGATCAGCGCCCCAGTTACGAGAACCGTGATGGCGCTTTCTGGGAGCAACAGCGGCCTCAGCCAGGACGGGAAGTTTATGAAGCAAAGCTTAAAGAAAAGTGGGGTAATAAAGCAAATTATTGGTTAGATTTATCCGTTGGTTCGCAAATGAATTTGACTATCTTCCCCAATCTGATAATTTTTGGCAATCAAATTGAGGTGATTGAACCACTAGCTGTAGATCGTACTCAACTCACCATTTATGCCACCACTATTACCGGAGTACCAGATGAAGTCAATGTGCTGCGAATGCGAACTCAGGAAGACTTTCCGAGTTTTGGTAGCCCTGATGATTTGATGAACTTTGCCGAATGTCATCGGGGGCTGAGTATTCCAGAAATAGAGTGGGTAGCCATGAATCGGGGTTTTGGCATGAGCGATCGCCATCATGTAGATGATAATGGTGTAGTGACTGGCCCTGTAACTGATGAATTGGCAATTCGTGGCTATCATCAAGAATGGAAACGCTTGATGAGTGCCGATTTAAAACTAACGGTACGGCCACAAAAGAAGGGTGTAGAGGAATAA
- the purN gene encoding phosphoribosylglycinamide formyltransferase, protein MSKNSTIDPAASLISPNISSNHFTQNPPLKLGIMASGNGSNFEVVAQAIQDGKLNAEIQVLIYNNPSAKAAVRAANRGVEAVLLNHRNYKIREKFDEQIVQTLHKYNVELVIMAGWMRLVTEVLIDAFPNKIINIHPSLLPSFKGVHAVEQALASGVKITGCTAHIACLEVDSGPILMQAAVPVLPNDTPETLHARIQVQEHRILPQAIALAAYQLIVDS, encoded by the coding sequence ATGAGTAAAAATTCCACAATAGATCCTGCTGCTAGCCTGATTTCTCCTAACATCTCTAGCAACCACTTTACACAAAATCCTCCCTTGAAATTGGGAATTATGGCTTCTGGAAATGGTAGCAATTTTGAGGTAGTTGCCCAAGCTATTCAAGACGGAAAGCTAAATGCCGAAATTCAAGTTTTGATTTATAATAACCCTTCTGCTAAAGCAGCAGTCAGGGCAGCAAACAGAGGCGTAGAAGCTGTGTTATTAAATCACCGCAACTACAAAATCCGAGAAAAATTTGATGAACAAATTGTGCAGACATTACATAAATATAATGTCGAATTGGTGATTATGGCAGGCTGGATGCGATTGGTGACAGAAGTATTAATTGATGCTTTTCCTAACAAAATTATAAATATACATCCGAGTTTGCTACCCAGCTTTAAGGGAGTTCATGCTGTAGAACAAGCTTTGGCATCTGGGGTAAAAATTACTGGCTGTACCGCGCATATAGCCTGTTTAGAAGTGGACAGTGGCCCAATATTAATGCAAGCAGCAGTGCCAGTATTGCCAAATGATACACCAGAAACGCTTCACGCCAGAATTCAAGTTCAGGAACATCGGATATTACCACAGGCGATCGCTTTAGCAGCTTATCAATTGATAGTTGACAGTTGA
- a CDS encoding glutamine synthetase family protein, which produces MKKPGFIERHHLWTAAQTELSEQIKTIVKEQNLLLIRTAWEDQHGIVRSKSLLPQAFLSALENGMQISTGTYLFDSGGALVFNPFVAGGSLEMPEMTGAPNLLAVPDPHTFRILPWAKRTGFILCDQYFQNGQAMPFSSRGILRRSLAELHQRGLEHIVGLEVEWYLAKLEDPMLAIAHVGFPGNPGEPPKVSAVEHSFQYLLESHNPAIHDLLGILAENLVEMALPLRSVENEGGIGQFEFTFEPIPALQAADTMMMFRMATKQICRQQGYLASFMCRPGLKGSSSNGWHLHQSLVDVATDENAFMSADSTTLMSDLGKHFVAGILKHANAASVFTTPTINGYKRFRPNSLAPDRAGWGLENRGAMIRVQGGFGDPSTHIENRVGEPAANPYLYMASQLISGLDGVDCRLDPGSPTEEPYTTENPTLPKSLIEAIAHLKQSELFPEKMGQQFINYIIKIKESEINRFLAAVADQAPEDYLKQVTDWEQREYFELF; this is translated from the coding sequence ATGAAAAAACCTGGTTTTATTGAGCGTCATCACCTGTGGACAGCAGCCCAAACAGAACTATCTGAGCAGATTAAGACTATTGTCAAAGAACAAAATTTATTATTAATTCGCACTGCTTGGGAAGACCAACATGGCATAGTTCGGAGTAAGTCGCTGCTACCTCAAGCATTTTTGAGCGCTTTAGAAAACGGGATGCAAATTAGTACAGGTACATACTTGTTTGATAGTGGGGGTGCGCTGGTATTTAATCCTTTTGTTGCTGGTGGTAGCTTAGAGATGCCAGAAATGACGGGTGCGCCAAATCTTCTAGCTGTTCCTGACCCCCATACTTTCCGAATTCTGCCTTGGGCGAAACGGACTGGCTTTATCCTTTGCGATCAGTATTTTCAAAATGGTCAGGCGATGCCTTTTTCTAGTCGAGGCATTTTGCGGCGATCGCTGGCAGAATTACACCAAAGAGGATTAGAGCATATTGTCGGCTTAGAAGTTGAATGGTATCTGGCAAAATTGGAAGATCCGATGTTAGCGATCGCTCATGTTGGCTTTCCGGGAAACCCTGGTGAACCCCCAAAAGTCAGCGCCGTTGAGCATAGCTTCCAATACCTTTTGGAATCCCACAATCCAGCGATTCATGACCTGCTGGGAATTCTAGCAGAGAATTTAGTAGAAATGGCATTGCCTTTAAGGAGTGTGGAAAACGAAGGGGGAATCGGTCAATTTGAATTTACCTTTGAACCGATTCCGGCATTACAAGCCGCGGATACAATGATGATGTTTCGCATGGCAACTAAGCAAATCTGCCGTCAGCAAGGTTATTTAGCATCTTTTATGTGTCGTCCAGGATTGAAAGGCAGTTCTTCTAATGGCTGGCACTTACACCAATCGCTTGTAGACGTAGCTACAGACGAAAATGCTTTCATGTCTGCGGACTCAACAACACTAATGTCAGATTTAGGCAAACACTTTGTTGCTGGTATTCTCAAACACGCCAATGCTGCTTCTGTTTTCACAACCCCGACAATTAACGGTTACAAACGCTTTAGACCAAATTCCCTAGCCCCAGACCGTGCTGGGTGGGGTCTAGAAAACCGCGGGGCAATGATTCGAGTTCAAGGGGGTTTTGGTGATCCCAGTACTCATATTGAAAACCGAGTTGGAGAACCAGCAGCCAATCCCTATCTCTACATGGCATCACAATTAATTTCTGGGTTAGATGGAGTAGATTGCAGACTTGACCCTGGTTCGCCGACAGAAGAACCATATACTACTGAAAATCCCACCTTACCCAAAAGTTTAATCGAGGCGATCGCACATCTCAAACAAAGCGAACTTTTCCCTGAAAAAATGGGGCAGCAGTTCATTAACTACATTATTAAAATCAAAGAGAGCGAAATTAACCGCTTTTTGGCTGCTGTCGCTGATCAAGCCCCAGAAGATTATTTAAAACAGGTTACAGACTGGGAGCAAAGAGAATATTTTGAGTTGTTTTAA